GACGGAGATGGGCCCGGAATAGGGGCGGTCGAAGCCCGCGATGGCGTAGAGCAGCAGCGCGACGAAGACGGCGATGAGCCCCGCCATGATGAGGTGGATGCGGAGGTTTCGCACCTGGATGAGCGAGAGCAGGATCGCGTTCAGCAGCGCCCCCACCCAGAGCACCGTCCACAGGATGCTCGGCAGGCCGAGATCCGTCACCTCGATCCGCTCGCGCCGCTGTCCGACGAACGCCTCGAAGGACTGCAGTGTCTGCGCCTGTACGTTGATCTCCCGAGCGTCGGTGGGG
The DNA window shown above is from Microbacterium laevaniformans and carries:
- a CDS encoding bestrophin-like domain, with the translated sequence MAGDDGLLRRLRRLVVPPEPGFVPTDAREINVQAQTLQSFEAFVGQRRERIEVTDLGLPSILWTVLWVGALLNAILLSLIQVRNLRIHLIMAGLIAVFVALLLYAIAGFDRPYSGPISVTPTYYQSLLDGLFQRVP